The following are encoded in a window of Bacillota bacterium genomic DNA:
- a CDS encoding ribonuclease J, which translates to MAKDDRLAIVPLGGVGEIGKNMTVIEYNGEMLVIDAGVAFPEEEMLGIDLVIPDISYLVANQERIRGIILTHGHEDHIGALPYVLKQVSTKIYGTRLTLGLVEGRLAEHGVVPAFPLQCVKAGQTLSLGPFTVEFVRVSHSIADVVALAITTPAGLLVHTADFKFDQTPIGEEASDFRKFAELGSRGVLALLSDSTNAERPGYTMSERDVGRAFEDVFSKAEGRILVATFASNIHRVQQIVDASWKFGRKIAVIGRSLENTVEIATNLGYLVIPPGMLVSVDELDRLPADRLTIITTGTQGEPMSALTRMAMATHKKVGIRPGDTVIISASAIPGNEKLIGRTINHLFRQGADVIYERFSGVHASGHASQEELKLMMNLTRPKYFIPIHGEYRHLVKHARLAEQVGIPPENIFILDIGDVLEFTKEGAHLGAKVDAGQVLVDGLGVGDVGNVVLRDRKVLAQDGILVVVVTVDKQTAEVVAGPDIVSRGFVYVKESEALLKEAETEVREVISRCSGQGITEWGTIKNRVREALAEFVYQKIRRRPMVLPIVMEV; encoded by the coding sequence GTGGCGAAAGACGACAGGCTCGCGATCGTGCCCCTCGGCGGGGTAGGCGAGATCGGCAAAAACATGACGGTTATCGAGTACAACGGGGAGATGCTCGTGATAGACGCGGGGGTGGCCTTCCCGGAGGAGGAGATGCTCGGCATCGACCTTGTCATCCCTGATATTTCGTATCTCGTGGCCAACCAGGAGCGGATACGCGGCATCATCCTGACCCACGGGCACGAGGATCATATCGGCGCGCTGCCGTACGTTCTCAAGCAGGTGAGCACCAAGATCTACGGGACGAGGCTTACGCTTGGCCTCGTAGAAGGACGCCTCGCCGAGCACGGAGTTGTGCCGGCGTTCCCCCTCCAGTGCGTGAAGGCCGGGCAGACGTTGTCACTGGGCCCGTTCACAGTGGAGTTCGTACGCGTGAGCCACAGCATCGCCGATGTGGTGGCCCTCGCTATCACCACGCCCGCGGGGCTCCTGGTTCACACCGCTGATTTCAAATTCGATCAGACGCCTATCGGAGAGGAGGCGTCGGATTTCCGAAAGTTCGCGGAGCTTGGCTCGCGCGGCGTCCTCGCTCTTCTCTCGGATTCGACGAACGCCGAGCGCCCCGGGTACACGATGTCTGAGCGCGACGTAGGGCGCGCCTTTGAGGATGTCTTCAGCAAGGCCGAGGGAAGGATCCTGGTCGCGACGTTTGCGTCGAACATACACAGGGTCCAGCAGATAGTCGATGCCTCGTGGAAGTTCGGCCGGAAGATCGCCGTCATAGGTCGGAGCCTCGAGAACACCGTGGAGATAGCCACGAACCTCGGGTACCTTGTGATACCTCCCGGGATGCTCGTATCCGTTGATGAACTGGATAGGCTGCCCGCAGACCGGCTGACCATCATAACCACGGGCACCCAGGGCGAGCCGATGTCGGCCCTCACGCGGATGGCGATGGCGACCCACAAGAAAGTCGGGATCCGTCCGGGAGACACGGTGATCATCTCGGCGTCCGCCATCCCGGGCAACGAGAAGCTCATAGGCCGGACCATAAACCATCTTTTCCGACAGGGCGCGGACGTCATCTACGAGAGGTTCTCGGGGGTACATGCCTCCGGCCACGCGAGCCAGGAGGAGCTCAAGCTCATGATGAACCTCACGCGTCCGAAGTATTTCATCCCGATCCACGGCGAGTACCGCCACCTTGTAAAGCACGCGCGCCTGGCGGAGCAAGTGGGAATACCGCCGGAGAACATCTTCATCCTCGACATCGGGGACGTGCTGGAGTTCACGAAGGAGGGCGCGCATCTCGGCGCGAAGGTCGATGCAGGACAGGTGCTTGTGGACGGCCTTGGGGTCGGTGATGTCGGAAACGTGGTACTGCGCGATCGCAAGGTGCTCGCCCAGGACGGCATATTGGTAGTCGTCGTGACCGTGGACAAGCAAACGGCCGAGGTCGTGGCGGGCCCCGACATAGTGTCGCGAGGTTTCGTGTACGTAAAGGAATCCGAGGCCCTCCTCAAGGAAGCCGAAACGGAGGTGCGCGAGGTCATATCGCGCTGCTCGGGGCAGGGGATAACCGAATGGGGCACGATCAAGAACAGGGTCCGCGAGGCCCTCGCGGAGTTCGTATACCAGAAGATCCGTCGGCGTCCCATGGTCCTGCCCATCGTGATGGAGGTATAG
- the dapA gene encoding 4-hydroxy-tetrahydrodipicolinate synthase codes for MRSFGRVLTAMVTPFTPELEVDYDRAAELAKRLVESGSDGVVVAGTTGESPTLTKQEKLKLFEVVMDAVGKDATVIAGTGGNATASSVELTREAERIGVHGVMAVVPYYNKPPQDGLVAHFTAIAKATSLPVILYNVPGRTGINMTPDTVEKLAKVENIVAIKEASGSIDQVTDIRRRTPQSFKIYSGDDSMTLPILAVGGEGIISVASHVVGRRLREMVEAYVSGQVAKAAAIHSELFPLFKALFVTANPIPVKLALRLTGFDVGGLRPPLVEAGEKEAAVVREALAGLGLVA; via the coding sequence ATGAGGAGCTTCGGACGTGTGCTTACCGCGATGGTCACGCCATTCACTCCCGAACTCGAGGTGGACTACGACAGGGCGGCAGAGCTTGCGAAGAGGCTGGTAGAGTCGGGCTCAGACGGAGTCGTCGTGGCCGGGACGACCGGAGAGTCGCCGACGTTGACGAAGCAAGAGAAGCTGAAGCTGTTCGAGGTGGTTATGGACGCCGTTGGGAAAGACGCCACGGTGATCGCCGGCACCGGCGGAAACGCCACGGCATCCAGCGTGGAGCTGACACGCGAGGCCGAGAGGATCGGGGTCCACGGAGTCATGGCTGTTGTACCGTACTACAACAAGCCGCCGCAGGACGGGCTCGTGGCTCATTTCACTGCTATCGCGAAGGCGACCAGTCTGCCGGTGATCCTGTACAACGTGCCCGGGAGGACAGGCATAAACATGACCCCGGACACCGTTGAGAAGCTTGCAAAGGTCGAGAACATTGTCGCGATCAAGGAGGCCAGCGGCAGCATCGACCAGGTCACGGACATTCGCCGGCGCACCCCGCAATCGTTCAAGATCTACAGCGGCGATGACAGCATGACCCTTCCCATCCTAGCCGTTGGCGGCGAAGGCATCATCAGCGTGGCCTCGCACGTTGTCGGCAGACGGTTGAGAGAGATGGTCGAGGCGTACGTCTCAGGACAGGTGGCGAAGGCTGCGGCGATCCACTCAGAGCTGTTCCCGCTCTTCAAGGCGCTCTTCGTGACCGCAAACCCGATCCCGGTCAAGCTTGCGCTCAGGCTTACGGGATTCGACGTCGGCGGGCTGCGGCCGCCTCTCGTGGAGGCTGGCGAGAAAGAGGCGGCCGTCGTGCGTGAGGCGCTAGCGGGGTTGGGGCTTGTCGCATGA
- the dapG gene encoding aspartate kinase: MRILVQKFGGTSVATPAQRARAATKVLEAKARGYSPVVVVSAMGRMGEPYATDTLIDLVRKAHNEVDRRELDLVLSCGEVISTVVMAQTLRAMGCPAVGLTGAQAGIITDDNFGNTSILEVRPDRVVEQLRDGKVVVVAGFQGVTRSGDVTTLGRGGSDTTAAALAVALGAEAVEIYTDVEGIMTADPRIVPDARSLRAMTYREVVEMAHLGAKVVHPRAVEIAMEGGIPIWIRNTFSDEPGTLVTRTGTVSDGAVIRSDKVATGVTHLANVAQIRIDSSEDVNESGVARRVFRALADAGISVDLINVFPEFICFTVSEDLAETAVAVLERLDIDGLTIRMVRGCAKVSVVGAGMRGVPGVMARVVEALAEAKVPIYQTADSHASISCLVRKEDLQKAMRSLHAKFGLGV; the protein is encoded by the coding sequence TTGAGGATCCTGGTGCAGAAGTTCGGCGGCACCTCAGTCGCCACGCCCGCCCAGAGAGCCCGCGCGGCGACCAAGGTGCTAGAGGCGAAGGCGCGCGGCTATTCCCCTGTTGTGGTCGTTTCGGCCATGGGAAGGATGGGGGAGCCGTACGCAACAGACACCCTTATTGACCTGGTGCGAAAGGCACATAACGAGGTTGACAGGCGTGAGCTGGATCTCGTTCTCTCGTGCGGCGAGGTGATCTCCACTGTCGTGATGGCCCAGACGCTTCGGGCGATGGGATGCCCAGCAGTGGGGCTGACCGGCGCCCAGGCGGGCATAATTACTGATGACAACTTCGGCAACACGAGCATTCTGGAAGTCCGGCCCGACCGGGTGGTCGAGCAGCTGCGGGACGGCAAGGTCGTGGTGGTCGCAGGGTTCCAGGGTGTGACGCGCTCGGGCGACGTTACCACCCTTGGCCGCGGCGGGAGCGACACCACGGCTGCGGCCCTCGCCGTGGCATTGGGAGCGGAGGCTGTCGAGATATACACGGATGTCGAGGGGATAATGACGGCGGATCCGAGGATCGTCCCCGACGCGAGGTCTCTCCGGGCGATGACGTACAGGGAAGTCGTTGAGATGGCACATCTAGGCGCAAAGGTGGTCCATCCGAGGGCCGTGGAGATAGCTATGGAAGGCGGAATTCCCATATGGATCAGGAACACTTTCTCCGACGAGCCGGGCACCCTCGTGACTAGGACCGGCACGGTCTCCGACGGTGCGGTGATACGATCCGACAAGGTGGCGACGGGCGTCACCCACCTGGCGAACGTTGCGCAGATTCGCATAGACTCCTCTGAGGACGTCAACGAATCCGGCGTTGCCAGGAGGGTGTTCAGGGCGCTTGCCGACGCCGGCATTAGCGTGGACCTGATCAACGTCTTCCCGGAGTTCATCTGCTTCACCGTGAGCGAGGATTTGGCCGAGACTGCGGTGGCGGTCCTGGAGAGACTCGACATTGACGGGCTCACCATAAGGATGGTGCGCGGTTGTGCCAAGGTGTCCGTGGTCGGAGCGGGCATGAGGGGTGTGCCGGGCGTCATGGCCCGCGTGGTGGAGGCGCTCGCAGAAGCGAAAGTGCCCATATACCAGACGGCAGACTCGCACGCAAGCATATCTTGCCTGGTGCGAAAGGAAGACCTGCAGAAAGCCATGAGAAGTCTGCACGCGAAGTTCGGCCTCGGGGTGTAG
- a CDS encoding aspartate-semialdehyde dehydrogenase, with the protein MRKLNVAIVGATGAVGQEFLRVLEERDFPCATLSLFASARSEGKTMRFRGESLPVHALSESGLAGHDLAFFSAGASVSREYAPAAARAGVLVIDNSSAFRMDPSVPLVVPEVNPGDIAKHSGIIANPNCSTIIMVVVLKPIHDAATVRRVVVSTYQAVSGAGARAMSALFEESRAYLAGETVNPGALPFAYAPRHYQIAFNLIPHIDVFQEMGYTKEEWKMVRETEKIMGPGIAVTATTVRVPVERCHSESLNIETERKLSREQALEVLSRAPGVKVVDDPEHMVYPMPLAAAGCDEVQVGRVREDNSIERGLNLWIVGDQLRKGAALNAVQIAEEALRQGLI; encoded by the coding sequence GTGCGTAAACTAAACGTAGCTATAGTCGGCGCGACGGGGGCCGTCGGCCAGGAGTTCCTTCGGGTCCTCGAAGAGAGGGATTTCCCCTGCGCCACGCTTTCCCTGTTTGCGTCGGCAAGGTCTGAGGGGAAAACCATGCGTTTCCGAGGCGAGAGCCTGCCCGTGCACGCTCTCTCGGAATCCGGGCTCGCCGGGCATGACCTCGCGTTCTTCTCCGCCGGGGCATCGGTGTCCAGGGAATACGCGCCTGCCGCGGCGCGGGCCGGTGTCCTGGTGATAGACAATTCCAGCGCGTTCCGCATGGACCCGAGCGTGCCCCTGGTAGTGCCGGAGGTGAACCCGGGGGACATCGCGAAGCATTCCGGCATCATCGCGAACCCCAACTGCTCCACGATCATAATGGTTGTCGTTCTAAAGCCGATTCACGACGCCGCCACGGTGAGACGGGTCGTGGTGTCGACGTACCAAGCCGTTTCAGGCGCAGGCGCTCGGGCGATGAGCGCGCTTTTCGAGGAAAGCCGGGCATATCTTGCGGGCGAGACGGTGAACCCCGGGGCCCTGCCCTTTGCGTACGCTCCAAGGCACTATCAGATCGCGTTCAATCTGATCCCGCACATAGACGTGTTCCAGGAGATGGGATACACAAAAGAAGAGTGGAAGATGGTGCGCGAGACGGAGAAGATAATGGGCCCGGGCATTGCGGTAACGGCGACGACCGTGCGCGTGCCGGTGGAAAGATGTCACTCCGAGTCGCTCAACATCGAGACGGAAAGGAAGCTGTCTCGGGAGCAGGCGCTCGAGGTTCTCTCGAGGGCTCCCGGGGTCAAGGTCGTGGACGACCCAGAGCACATGGTGTATCCCATGCCTCTTGCGGCCGCGGGTTGTGACGAGGTGCAGGTCGGGCGCGTGAGGGAAGACAATTCCATCGAGCGCGGCCTCAATCTCTGGATCGTGGGCGACCAGCTCCGGAAGGGCGCGGCGTTGAACGCCGTTCAAATAGCAGAGGAGGCCCTCCGTCAGGGTCTCATCTAA
- a CDS encoding dipicolinate synthase subunit B has product MRLAGKKIGVALTGSFCTIPEVIPQIEKLVAEGADVYPILSEKVATQNTRFGKAADTARRLEQITGREPACTIQEVEPLGPGKVLDALVIAPCTGNTLAKLAIGITDGPVLMAAKSTLRNGRPLILGVSTNDGLGANAKNLGILLNTKNVFMIPFGQDAPESKPNSLVSDMNLMVDAVVGALEGRQIQPLLVDRTKTAGYANLR; this is encoded by the coding sequence ATGCGACTTGCTGGCAAGAAGATTGGCGTTGCGTTGACCGGGTCTTTCTGTACCATCCCTGAGGTCATTCCGCAGATCGAAAAGCTCGTTGCGGAGGGAGCGGACGTTTATCCCATCCTGTCAGAGAAGGTCGCCACGCAGAACACCCGGTTCGGCAAGGCTGCCGACACGGCGCGGAGGCTCGAGCAGATCACCGGGAGAGAGCCGGCATGCACGATCCAGGAGGTCGAGCCGCTGGGGCCCGGGAAGGTCCTTGATGCGTTGGTCATCGCGCCATGCACTGGAAACACCCTGGCGAAGCTCGCCATCGGCATCACCGACGGCCCGGTGCTCATGGCCGCGAAGTCGACCCTGCGCAACGGGCGCCCACTTATTCTCGGGGTCTCGACAAACGACGGCCTCGGCGCAAACGCGAAAAACCTCGGCATCCTCCTCAACACCAAGAACGTGTTCATGATCCCGTTCGGGCAGGACGCGCCGGAAAGCAAGCCCAACTCCCTGGTGAGCGACATGAACCTAATGGTGGATGCGGTCGTGGGTGCGTTGGAGGGAAGACAGATTCAGCCATTGCTTGTTGACAGGACGAAGACTGCGGGATATGCTAACCTAAGATAG
- the dpsA gene encoding dipicolinate synthase subunit DpsA has protein sequence MKGGLGGLVIAVLGGDWREIEVMKRFLAEGARVKAVGYPDLPELAGVDRETSVFEALRGADAVVVGMGGLDVGGKVRTLDPEVTVALSEEVLEVIPPGVPLFVGAARPRLKEFAAKHGVTLVEVTEDDEVAIRNSIPTAEGAIQIAMEELPVTIHSCRAVVVGFGRVGITLTRVLLALGARTTVAARNLAQLARAEEMGGSTIHLSSLSQATSSADVVFNTVPAVVLTEEVIKGMRPGSLIIDLASQPGGTDFQAAARYGVKAIHALGLPGKVAPRTAGAILAEALPQMIRRQLTRLR, from the coding sequence ATGAAGGGCGGCCTTGGTGGGCTTGTCATCGCGGTGCTCGGGGGGGATTGGCGAGAGATAGAGGTGATGAAGAGGTTCCTGGCGGAGGGCGCAAGGGTGAAAGCGGTGGGGTATCCCGATCTTCCCGAGCTGGCCGGCGTGGACCGGGAGACCTCTGTGTTCGAGGCGCTCCGAGGTGCCGATGCAGTGGTGGTCGGCATGGGCGGGCTAGATGTTGGCGGCAAGGTGCGAACCCTCGACCCGGAAGTCACGGTAGCGCTGAGCGAGGAGGTGCTCGAGGTCATCCCGCCCGGCGTTCCGCTGTTCGTTGGAGCCGCGAGGCCGCGACTCAAAGAGTTCGCGGCGAAACACGGTGTCACCCTCGTTGAAGTGACCGAGGACGATGAAGTTGCCATAAGGAACTCGATACCGACTGCGGAGGGCGCCATCCAGATCGCCATGGAGGAACTGCCGGTAACGATCCATTCGTGCCGCGCGGTTGTCGTCGGATTCGGCCGGGTCGGCATCACTCTGACGAGAGTCCTTCTGGCACTCGGCGCGCGGACCACGGTCGCCGCGAGAAACCTTGCGCAGCTGGCAAGGGCTGAGGAGATGGGGGGGTCTACGATTCACCTCTCGTCTCTGTCTCAGGCGACGTCTAGTGCGGACGTCGTGTTCAACACGGTGCCCGCGGTGGTGCTCACCGAGGAAGTCATCAAAGGGATGAGGCCGGGATCTCTCATCATCGACCTTGCGTCGCAGCCGGGGGGCACTGATTTCCAAGCCGCCGCCCGATACGGCGTCAAGGCCATTCACGCCCTAGGCCTGCCCGGCAAGGTTGCGCCTAGGACCGCCGGCGCCATCCTCGCCGAGGCCTTACCTCAAATGATCCGTAGACAACTTACCCGTCTCCGCTGA
- a CDS encoding 4-hydroxy-tetrahydrodipicolinate reductase, producing the protein MNTENTSRIRVVVTGAAGRMGRQVMAAVSRESDMELVGGVDVKGGTVPIDPERTDEVLEVTTDLATSLSRLRPDVMVDFTHPAAVMGNVRTALGMGVRCVVGTTGLRAQDLDEIAGLCRKTSTGALVAPNFAIGAVLMMKFAEIASRYFPAAEIIELHHDRKVDAPSGTAIKTAEGMARTDRARAEAAAAAGAEGPLARGESVGGVRIHSVRLPGLVAHQEVLFGGPGQLLTIRHDSISRESFMPGVLLAIRKVVDLDHAVFGLEHILDL; encoded by the coding sequence ATGAACACGGAGAACACATCGCGGATAAGAGTGGTCGTGACTGGCGCCGCGGGCCGGATGGGGCGGCAGGTCATGGCGGCGGTGTCGAGAGAATCCGACATGGAGCTTGTCGGAGGGGTTGACGTCAAGGGCGGGACGGTGCCGATCGATCCCGAGCGCACGGACGAGGTTCTCGAAGTGACGACGGACCTGGCGACGTCCCTCTCCCGGCTTCGGCCCGATGTCATGGTGGACTTCACACATCCCGCTGCCGTGATGGGGAACGTCAGGACGGCGCTGGGGATGGGCGTGCGATGCGTTGTGGGAACGACCGGTCTTCGCGCGCAAGACCTCGATGAGATCGCCGGGCTTTGCCGAAAGACCAGCACCGGTGCCTTAGTCGCTCCGAATTTCGCGATAGGCGCGGTGCTCATGATGAAGTTCGCGGAGATCGCGTCGAGGTACTTCCCCGCCGCTGAGATAATCGAGCTGCATCATGACAGAAAAGTGGACGCGCCCTCCGGCACGGCCATCAAGACTGCGGAAGGCATGGCTAGAACGGACCGGGCGCGGGCTGAGGCCGCCGCGGCAGCGGGTGCCGAGGGGCCGCTCGCGCGCGGTGAGAGCGTGGGCGGCGTGCGCATACACAGCGTGAGGCTGCCCGGCCTCGTCGCCCACCAGGAGGTCCTCTTCGGAGGGCCTGGTCAGCTGCTCACCATCCGCCACGATTCCATATCGAGGGAATCCTTCATGCCCGGCGTGCTGCTGGCCATTCGAAAGGTCGTCGACCTGGATCACGCGGTCTTCGGCCTCGAGCACATTCTGGACCTCTGA
- a CDS encoding Spo0E family sporulation regulatory protein-aspartic acid phosphatase, which yields MVGKIGERLQWLRDAIEELRAELHTAIARDDGRLDGAETYRISENLDRLVAQYLRIKEKIDGRDVQELGGRCTEEVAAATECGEYLACHHDKLTPKSSVSEEAVQVASVIGTFDSRDKAERAVQELKQKGFGDDKVSIVAKEDRMKGGDRGEGGLTMRGGGDDLTGGTLTGGAIGGAAGILAGLGALAIPGIGPIVAAGPIAAGLTGAVTGGIVGGLVDLGIPEERGRYYESKVKEGKILAVVKADDNTVDDAKNVLAKFGASDIEIH from the coding sequence ATGGTCGGGAAGATAGGCGAGAGGCTGCAGTGGCTCCGGGATGCCATCGAGGAGCTGCGCGCGGAGCTTCACACGGCCATAGCCAGGGACGACGGCAGGCTTGATGGGGCGGAGACGTACCGCATCAGCGAGAACCTGGACAGGCTCGTTGCCCAGTACCTGCGCATCAAGGAGAAGATCGATGGCCGCGACGTGCAAGAGCTCGGGGGCCGATGTACCGAGGAGGTTGCGGCCGCCACGGAGTGCGGTGAATACCTGGCTTGCCATCATGACAAACTAACGCCGAAATCCAGTGTTTCGGAGGAGGCTGTGCAAGTGGCAAGCGTAATCGGCACGTTTGATTCTCGCGACAAGGCCGAGAGAGCGGTCCAGGAGCTCAAGCAAAAGGGCTTCGGAGACGACAAGGTATCGATTGTTGCTAAGGAAGACCGCATGAAGGGAGGCGACCGCGGTGAGGGCGGGCTCACGATGCGAGGAGGAGGGGACGACCTCACCGGCGGTACCCTCACTGGCGGCGCTATAGGTGGAGCAGCGGGCATTCTCGCCGGGCTTGGCGCGCTTGCCATTCCCGGGATCGGCCCCATCGTGGCCGCAGGCCCCATAGCCGCTGGGCTCACGGGGGCCGTGACGGGCGGGATCGTGGGAGGTCTGGTTGATCTCGGCATTCCCGAAGAGCGGGGACGTTACTACGAGAGCAAGGTGAAGGAAGGGAAGATCCTCGCGGTTGTGAAGGCCGACGACAACACCGTGGATGACGCGAAAAACGTGCTCGCGAAGTTTGGCGCGTCCGATATCGAGATCCACTGA
- a CDS encoding insulinase family protein: protein MRSCSIGIWVRAGSRWEHPAENGVSHFIEHLVFKGTTRRTARQIAEEMDDVGGQLNAFTGKDHTCFYAKVLDRHVDLAVDILCDLVCRPLLAPEDVEKERGVVAEEIGMYEDSPEDLVHDEIAAAGWGNRSLGLPVLGTQKTLGSLTRDVVARYMHDHYTCDNVVVAAAGHVSHERILEALDRHLELPPSGTVHDEVRPSWTPGVRVFRQKNIEQVHLCLGVEAYNRKHPKRFALYLLDIAVGGGMSSRLFQNLREDRGLVYSTYSYVASFDDVGAFILYAATNPDRAEVVEDLIREELERVASCRISEEELARGKEQLKSGLVLNLETTSSRMSRLGRLELFHEPLETPDEVFGKIDAVTGDDVRRVAAELLSGAKPVAAAVGPRKTRSSFVRRECHGREDRREAAVAPGCHRGAARGASHGHSQGRRQA from the coding sequence GTGCGGTCTTGCTCAATCGGCATTTGGGTAAGGGCGGGATCTCGGTGGGAGCATCCGGCTGAGAACGGCGTCTCGCACTTCATCGAGCACCTGGTGTTCAAGGGGACGACGCGGCGCACCGCGAGGCAGATCGCCGAAGAGATGGACGACGTCGGAGGCCAGCTAAACGCCTTCACGGGAAAGGATCATACCTGCTTTTATGCAAAGGTGCTCGACCGGCACGTTGACCTCGCCGTGGACATCCTGTGCGACTTGGTTTGCCGGCCGCTCCTGGCTCCGGAGGACGTGGAGAAGGAGAGGGGGGTGGTGGCCGAGGAGATCGGGATGTACGAGGATTCGCCGGAAGACCTGGTTCACGACGAGATCGCGGCTGCCGGCTGGGGCAACCGGTCCCTGGGTTTGCCCGTGCTCGGGACGCAGAAGACGCTTGGAAGCCTCACGCGGGACGTGGTGGCGAGGTACATGCACGACCACTACACGTGTGACAATGTGGTGGTTGCGGCAGCGGGACACGTGAGTCACGAGAGGATCTTGGAGGCATTGGATAGACACCTCGAGCTGCCGCCGTCTGGCACTGTGCACGACGAGGTGCGCCCGTCATGGACGCCAGGGGTGCGCGTGTTTCGACAGAAGAACATCGAACAGGTCCATCTCTGCCTCGGAGTTGAGGCATACAACAGGAAACATCCGAAAAGGTTCGCGCTTTATCTCCTCGACATCGCTGTTGGCGGTGGCATGAGCTCGAGGCTGTTTCAGAATCTCAGGGAAGATCGGGGCCTAGTCTACTCGACATACTCGTACGTAGCTTCGTTTGACGATGTGGGGGCTTTCATCCTCTATGCGGCGACGAACCCGGACCGTGCGGAGGTCGTGGAGGATTTGATCCGCGAAGAGCTTGAACGGGTCGCGTCGTGCAGAATCAGCGAAGAGGAGCTCGCAAGGGGCAAAGAACAGCTGAAGAGCGGCCTGGTGTTGAATCTCGAGACGACGAGCAGCCGCATGAGCAGGCTTGGGCGCCTCGAGCTCTTCCACGAACCTCTGGAGACTCCGGACGAGGTTTTCGGCAAGATCGATGCTGTGACTGGAGATGATGTACGCAGGGTGGCAGCGGAGCTTCTCAGCGGAGCGAAGCCCGTTGCGGCTGCGGTCGGCCCGAGAAAGACCAGATCGTCATTCGTTCGGAGGGAGTGCCATGGTCGGGAAGATAGGCGAGAGGCTGCAGTGGCTCCGGGATGCCATCGAGGAGCTGCGCGCGGAGCTTCACACGGCCATAGCCAGGGACGACGGCAGGCTTGA